In Thermodesulforhabdus norvegica, a single window of DNA contains:
- the atpE gene encoding ATP synthase F0 subunit C: MAWEQAEFVKAAAALGAGLSIGFGAIGAAIGEGYAAGEANSALSRRPRFSGNILTTMLVGQAVAESAGIFALVVAVLLMFLGTEGKPILSGWAFIGAGLSMGLSAIGAGIGSGFPTASACHGMVRQPAVSGNLMTLMLIGSGVAQSPAIYGMLVAFLLIFKSYGTAITLPAITSVVGAGIAAGAAGIGPGLGSGLAAGPAVESVARHPEVGPLMTRIMLVGQAVSQSTAVYGLVVALLLIIGVK; the protein is encoded by the coding sequence ATGGCTTGGGAGCAGGCAGAATTCGTTAAGGCTGCGGCTGCTTTGGGAGCAGGGTTATCAATCGGTTTTGGCGCAATAGGAGCGGCCATAGGCGAAGGGTATGCGGCGGGAGAGGCCAACAGTGCCTTGTCCAGAAGGCCGAGATTTTCCGGAAACATCCTGACCACCATGCTGGTCGGTCAGGCCGTTGCAGAATCGGCAGGTATATTTGCCCTTGTTGTTGCGGTACTGTTGATGTTTCTGGGAACGGAAGGAAAGCCGATTCTGTCTGGCTGGGCCTTTATAGGAGCAGGGCTTAGCATGGGACTTTCAGCAATCGGAGCGGGTATAGGATCGGGGTTTCCTACGGCTTCGGCCTGTCATGGGATGGTTCGTCAGCCGGCGGTTTCCGGCAATTTAATGACCCTGATGCTTATAGGCTCGGGCGTAGCGCAGTCTCCCGCAATCTACGGCATGCTTGTTGCCTTTCTGCTTATTTTTAAATCCTACGGCACGGCAATTACGCTTCCTGCGATAACCTCCGTGGTGGGTGCGGGCATTGCTGCCGGAGCAGCCGGAATCGGTCCCGGTCTCGGATCCGGGCTGGCGGCCGGCCCTGCAGTGGAAAGCGTTGCCCGTCATCCCGAGGTGGGGCCTCTCATGACGAGAATTATGCTGGTCGGTCAGGCCGTTTCTCAGTCAACGGCAGTATACGGGCTGGTTGTAGCTCTGTTGCTTATAATCGGCGTAAAATAG
- the rsmD gene encoding 16S rRNA (guanine(966)-N(2))-methyltransferase RsmD: protein MIRITGGRFKGRRLLVPGGKKVRPTTERVRESIFSIIGDRVQGARVLDVFAGTGVLGLEALSRGAVHAVFIERNPRVFSVLKQNIALCNAEKESEVYCLDWLKGVKKLFERGLAFDLIFADPPYDLHLGRRFFENVRELSHPETIVVFERSAGRSIEFEEDKWKLIRVRKYGETVIDFFGPL, encoded by the coding sequence GTGATACGAATTACGGGAGGAAGATTTAAGGGTCGAAGGCTTCTGGTTCCCGGAGGCAAAAAGGTACGTCCGACGACGGAAAGGGTGCGGGAAAGTATATTTTCAATAATCGGGGACAGGGTGCAGGGCGCCCGCGTCCTCGATGTTTTTGCAGGTACGGGAGTACTGGGGCTTGAGGCCTTAAGCAGAGGGGCAGTTCACGCGGTCTTCATAGAACGTAATCCCCGGGTATTTTCGGTCCTGAAGCAAAATATTGCGCTATGCAACGCCGAAAAGGAGAGCGAAGTCTATTGTTTAGATTGGCTAAAAGGTGTTAAGAAGCTTTTTGAAAGGGGTCTTGCTTTTGATCTGATTTTCGCGGACCCACCGTACGATTTGCATCTCGGCAGGAGGTTCTTTGAAAACGTAAGGGAGCTTTCGCATCCGGAAACCATTGTGGTTTTCGAACGTTCGGCGGGGCGGTCTATCGAATTCGAGGAAGATAAGTGGAAGCTGATACGGGTTAGAAAGTATGGGGAAACGGTAATTGATTTTTTCGGGCCTTTGTGA
- a CDS encoding aspartate-semialdehyde dehydrogenase, whose protein sequence is MSEDGFRVAVVGATGAVGNMMVRVLEERNFPVKSLKLLASARSAGKTLSFRGEEVPVQELTEDSFRDVDIALFSAGASVSRKFAPLAASQGCVVVDNSSAFRMDPDVPLVVPEVNPQALRNHKKIIANPNCSTIQMVVALKPLQDAVGIKRIVVTTFQSVSGTGKKAIFELEQQVRGWVEGKAVPPSVYPHPIAFNCLPHIGSFLENGFSEEEMKMVNETRKIFEDPDIQVCATTVRVPVFYGHSESVNVELKGLLTVEEVRRLLEKAPGVVLVDNPDRAEYPLPLNAEGRDETFVGRIRKDPSVENGIVMWIVADNIRKGAATNAVQIAELLVKEGLLSG, encoded by the coding sequence ATGTCCGAAGATGGATTCCGGGTAGCCGTCGTCGGCGCAACGGGCGCTGTGGGTAACATGATGGTCCGGGTTCTTGAAGAGAGAAACTTTCCCGTGAAATCTCTGAAACTTCTTGCCTCGGCACGGTCCGCGGGGAAAACCCTGTCCTTCAGAGGAGAGGAAGTTCCCGTTCAGGAGCTTACGGAAGATTCTTTCAGGGATGTGGACATAGCCCTTTTTTCCGCCGGGGCTTCGGTGAGCAGGAAGTTTGCTCCCCTTGCGGCATCTCAGGGATGCGTCGTCGTCGATAACTCCAGTGCCTTTCGGATGGACCCTGACGTGCCTCTCGTGGTACCCGAAGTAAACCCACAGGCGCTGAGAAACCACAAGAAGATAATAGCAAACCCGAACTGTTCTACAATTCAGATGGTGGTCGCCCTTAAGCCCCTGCAGGACGCCGTAGGGATAAAACGCATAGTCGTAACGACCTTTCAGTCCGTTTCCGGCACGGGCAAAAAAGCGATATTTGAGCTGGAACAGCAGGTTAGGGGCTGGGTTGAAGGAAAGGCCGTGCCCCCCTCGGTTTATCCTCATCCCATCGCTTTTAACTGTCTGCCCCATATAGGTTCCTTTCTGGAAAACGGGTTTTCCGAAGAAGAGATGAAAATGGTCAACGAAACCCGAAAGATCTTCGAGGATCCGGACATCCAGGTCTGTGCGACGACCGTAAGAGTTCCGGTTTTTTACGGGCATTCTGAATCCGTAAACGTCGAACTAAAAGGGCTTCTGACGGTAGAAGAAGTTCGGCGTCTGCTCGAAAAAGCCCCCGGAGTGGTCCTGGTGGATAATCCCGACCGGGCCGAATATCCTCTGCCACTTAACGCTGAAGGTAGAGACGAAACCTTCGTCGGTCGTATAAGGAAAGACCCATCTGTGGAAAACGGTATCGTAATGTGGATCGTGGCCGATAACATCCGCAAGGGAGCCGCAACCAATGCGGTTCAGATAGCCGAGCTTCTCGTAAAGGAAGGCCTTCTTAGCGGGTGA
- the ribD gene encoding bifunctional diaminohydroxyphosphoribosylaminopyrimidine deaminase/5-amino-6-(5-phosphoribosylamino)uracil reductase RibD: MVQDADELFMKEAIRLARKAQGKTGPNPCVGAVLVKNGKIVGRGYHKAAGTPHAEINAIKDAGGEAKGATLYVTLEPCNHFGKTPPCTHAIVNAGIGRVVIGMRDPNPVAGGGKEYLESRGIAVTSGICERDCRKLNQPFIKWVTTGKPYVIVKIALTLDGKIATRTGHSRWVTNSTSRFTVHRLRSEVDAVLVGIGTVLADGPRLTARLGRKSRQPVRVILDSHLRFPIESPTLSVEKGGPLWIYCGRSVDRNRKLELETRGVRVVQVQDQAAGVKLGEVLQDLGKHSLQSLLVEGGSGVFRSFFSENLVDEVWLFYATKLIGDDEAVPGIPGWRECFFMDDAVRLYDINVKIMSPKEENETTDVLIKGRLRKELY, encoded by the coding sequence GTGGTTCAGGATGCGGATGAACTCTTTATGAAAGAAGCCATAAGGCTTGCCCGAAAGGCTCAGGGAAAGACCGGTCCTAACCCCTGCGTTGGGGCTGTGCTTGTAAAGAACGGAAAAATCGTCGGTCGAGGTTACCACAAAGCGGCGGGCACCCCTCACGCAGAGATAAATGCCATCAAGGATGCCGGAGGTGAAGCAAAGGGGGCAACCCTTTACGTCACTCTGGAGCCCTGCAATCACTTCGGAAAAACCCCTCCGTGTACTCACGCTATAGTCAACGCCGGAATTGGTCGCGTCGTAATCGGCATGAGAGACCCGAATCCCGTTGCGGGAGGAGGCAAGGAATATCTCGAATCTCGCGGTATAGCGGTCACATCGGGCATCTGCGAAAGGGATTGCAGGAAGCTCAACCAGCCTTTTATAAAATGGGTAACAACCGGTAAACCCTATGTCATCGTTAAGATAGCTCTCACGCTGGACGGAAAGATCGCAACACGAACCGGGCACTCCAGGTGGGTTACAAACAGCACATCTCGCTTCACGGTGCACAGGTTAAGAAGTGAAGTCGATGCCGTGCTTGTGGGCATAGGAACCGTGCTCGCCGACGGCCCGAGATTGACCGCAAGGCTCGGAAGGAAATCACGGCAGCCTGTTCGGGTAATCCTGGACAGCCATTTGAGATTTCCCATCGAAAGCCCGACCCTGAGCGTGGAAAAGGGAGGCCCTCTCTGGATATACTGCGGCCGCAGTGTTGACCGGAACAGGAAACTCGAGCTGGAGACCCGGGGCGTCAGAGTCGTGCAGGTTCAGGACCAGGCCGCCGGGGTAAAGCTCGGCGAGGTGCTTCAAGATCTGGGAAAACATTCCCTTCAATCGCTTCTGGTTGAAGGTGGATCAGGGGTTTTCAGATCTTTCTTCTCAGAAAATCTGGTCGATGAGGTGTGGCTTTTTTACGCCACAAAACTCATCGGCGACGACGAGGCCGTTCCTGGCATTCCCGGTTGGCGAGAATGTTTCTTTATGGATGATGCTGTGAGACTTTATGATATAAATGTAAAGATTATGTCCCCAAAAGAGGAAAACGAAACGACGGATGTACTGATAAAGGGGAGATTGAGAAAAGAGCTCTACTGA
- a CDS encoding 3-isopropylmalate dehydratase small subunit, whose protein sequence is MRFRGRVWKFGNDIDTDAIIPARYLNTHDPRELALHCMEDADADFAKKVQPGDIIVAGKNFGCGSSREHAPIAIKAAGVSCVIAASFARIFYRNAFNMGLPILECADLVEVVEDGEILSVDLSSGEIIRESTGQTFRAQPVPPFMQELIEAGGLIPYVVQKMKKEEEGVVS, encoded by the coding sequence ATGAGGTTCAGAGGCAGGGTCTGGAAATTCGGAAATGACATTGATACGGATGCCATCATACCGGCAAGATACCTGAACACACACGACCCCAGGGAGCTTGCGCTTCATTGCATGGAGGATGCAGACGCCGACTTTGCAAAAAAGGTGCAGCCCGGGGACATAATCGTCGCCGGTAAGAACTTCGGATGCGGGTCTTCAAGAGAACACGCTCCTATCGCCATAAAGGCGGCGGGAGTATCCTGCGTTATAGCGGCCAGCTTCGCCAGAATTTTTTATCGGAATGCCTTTAACATGGGGCTTCCGATACTGGAATGTGCCGATCTTGTGGAGGTCGTGGAAGACGGAGAGATCCTGAGCGTGGATCTGAGTTCTGGAGAAATAATCAGAGAATCTACCGGACAGACCTTTAGGGCTCAACCAGTCCCGCCATTTATGCAGGAACTCATCGAAGCGGGCGGATTGATTCCATACGTCGTGCAGAAAATGAAAAAGGAAGAGGAGGGAGTTGTTTCATGA
- the atpB gene encoding F0F1 ATP synthase subunit A codes for MEELGKIWQWSLDVAGYHLVFNMTTIVMTLLVITGLLVFSHFAVRNRSYIPGTCQLIGEMFVGTFWKLTVDALDEDMAKKYFPLICALFMFLWCCNVMGIVPGLSEPTKDLNTPLGLGIMGFIIAHYAGIRTKGFKNYAKEYFQPVFFMMPLNVVGELAKVISISFRLYGNIMGGSIIILVVSYLVYDVVLPPFLYGFFGLFVGTVQAFVFTMLTLVYISVQVK; via the coding sequence ATGGAAGAATTGGGGAAAATATGGCAGTGGTCGCTGGATGTTGCGGGGTATCATCTGGTTTTTAACATGACAACAATCGTTATGACCCTTCTTGTCATAACGGGGTTGCTTGTGTTTTCTCACTTTGCCGTGAGGAACAGGAGCTACATACCCGGCACGTGCCAGTTGATCGGTGAGATGTTTGTGGGGACCTTCTGGAAGCTCACGGTCGATGCCCTTGACGAAGACATGGCAAAGAAGTACTTCCCTCTGATATGTGCCCTTTTTATGTTTTTGTGGTGTTGTAATGTAATGGGTATAGTACCGGGGCTTTCAGAGCCTACGAAGGATTTAAATACCCCTCTGGGGCTCGGCATAATGGGTTTCATCATTGCCCACTATGCGGGAATCAGAACCAAAGGTTTCAAGAATTACGCCAAAGAATACTTTCAGCCCGTGTTTTTTATGATGCCTCTTAATGTGGTGGGAGAACTGGCGAAGGTGATATCCATTTCCTTCCGTCTTTACGGAAACATTATGGGGGGCTCCATCATAATTCTGGTGGTCTCCTATCTTGTATATGATGTGGTATTACCACCCTTTCTTTACGGATTTTTCGGGCTTTTCGTGGGAACCGTTCAGGCCTTTGTTTTTACCATGTTAACCCTTGTGTATATATCGGTACAGGTGAAGTGA
- a CDS encoding ATP synthase subunit I has translation MIDDEIEQGVVEFRRAYRRMSRRFFSGIVLLGLVIFMLGYKAVARGLVLGGLFSVINFNLMAHFLPYQLGVARARASVIAFASLLGRLLLLSIPIVVALKWDNFNAVATIVGLFAVPVGLFIEKVFLGRLCQHS, from the coding sequence ATGATCGATGACGAGATCGAGCAAGGAGTGGTTGAATTTCGTCGCGCCTATCGCAGGATGTCCCGAAGGTTCTTCTCGGGGATCGTGCTACTGGGTCTGGTTATCTTTATGCTGGGATACAAAGCAGTTGCTCGGGGACTGGTTCTTGGCGGTTTGTTCAGCGTCATAAATTTCAATTTGATGGCTCATTTCCTTCCCTATCAGCTGGGGGTTGCCCGTGCCAGAGCTTCGGTCATTGCTTTCGCATCTCTACTCGGACGCCTGCTCCTTTTATCGATTCCGATAGTTGTTGCACTTAAGTGGGACAACTTCAATGCCGTTGCAACGATTGTCGGGCTTTTCGCTGTGCCGGTAGGGCTTTTTATTGAGAAGGTTTTTCTGGGAAGGCTCTGTCAACATTCTTGA
- the leuC gene encoding 3-isopropylmalate dehydratase large subunit, which translates to MSGKTLVEKILSDHIDGGEARAGQIVEARVDFAFGNDITAPIAIKIFKEAGIKRVFDPYRIALIPDHFTPNKDIQSAMQVKILRDFAREQGLPYYFEVGRVGVEHALLPEEGLVLPGEVIIGADSHTCTYGALGAFATGVGSTDLAAAMITGKVWFRVPETMKFVFRGKLRPWVGGKDLILFTIGKIGVDGARYRAMEFTGEVISELSMADRFSLCNMAIEAGAKVGIIPPDEKTEEYIAPRAQRPYRFYQSDGDAVYEAVYEWDVSDLEPVVAFPHLPENVRPVTEANGVAIDQVVIGSCTNGRIEDLRIAAQILKGRKVHAGVRCLIFPATPSVYRQALEEGLLKIFAEAEAVIGPPTCGPCLGGHMGILAKGERALATTNRNFVGRMGHPESEVYLCNPAVAAASAVLGRIAHPGEVIDR; encoded by the coding sequence ATGAGCGGTAAAACCCTGGTTGAAAAAATCCTGTCTGATCACATTGACGGAGGAGAGGCACGGGCCGGGCAGATCGTCGAAGCCCGGGTGGACTTTGCTTTTGGAAACGACATAACTGCCCCTATTGCCATAAAGATCTTCAAAGAAGCCGGCATAAAAAGGGTGTTCGACCCCTATCGCATTGCCCTGATTCCCGACCATTTTACTCCCAACAAAGATATCCAGTCGGCCATGCAGGTAAAAATCCTCAGGGACTTTGCCAGGGAGCAGGGTCTGCCCTACTACTTTGAAGTCGGACGGGTGGGTGTGGAACACGCACTGCTTCCCGAAGAAGGGCTCGTACTTCCGGGAGAGGTCATCATCGGTGCAGACAGCCACACCTGTACTTACGGGGCACTGGGGGCTTTCGCCACGGGTGTCGGAAGCACCGATCTCGCCGCCGCAATGATTACTGGGAAGGTCTGGTTCAGGGTGCCCGAAACGATGAAGTTCGTCTTCAGGGGTAAGCTCAGGCCCTGGGTTGGAGGAAAGGACCTGATACTTTTCACCATCGGTAAAATCGGTGTGGACGGAGCTCGTTATCGGGCAATGGAGTTCACCGGAGAGGTTATCTCCGAGCTTTCCATGGCCGACAGGTTCAGTCTCTGTAACATGGCAATAGAGGCAGGAGCCAAGGTCGGTATAATCCCGCCGGACGAAAAAACGGAAGAGTACATCGCTCCCCGAGCACAGAGACCCTATCGTTTCTATCAGAGTGACGGAGACGCCGTGTACGAAGCCGTGTACGAGTGGGACGTTTCCGACCTTGAACCGGTCGTTGCATTCCCCCATCTTCCCGAAAACGTTCGGCCTGTTACGGAAGCGAACGGAGTCGCCATAGACCAGGTCGTAATCGGTTCGTGTACAAACGGCAGAATTGAAGATCTTAGAATAGCGGCTCAAATACTGAAGGGCAGAAAGGTTCACGCCGGAGTCCGCTGTCTCATCTTTCCGGCCACGCCGTCGGTATATCGGCAGGCTCTGGAAGAAGGTTTGCTGAAAATTTTTGCAGAAGCCGAAGCGGTGATAGGCCCCCCGACATGCGGACCCTGTCTGGGAGGGCACATGGGCATTCTCGCCAAGGGCGAAAGAGCTCTTGCCACAACCAACAGAAACTTCGTCGGAAGAATGGGTCATCCGGAAAGCGAAGTTTATCTGTGCAACCCCGCAGTTGCTGCCGCATCGGCCGTCCTCGGAAGAATTGCACACCCTGGTGAGGTAATAGACCGATGA
- a CDS encoding AtpZ/AtpI family protein: MSPSEDFRKKRTFIEYLALVSQLGLTMAGSILLCFAVGFFLDMWIGGGGILLALFIVLGVIGGGITVYRQIMELDRKSKK, translated from the coding sequence TTGAGCCCGTCGGAAGATTTCAGAAAGAAGCGAACGTTTATTGAGTATCTCGCCCTGGTGAGCCAGCTCGGACTTACCATGGCGGGTTCCATATTGCTCTGTTTTGCCGTTGGTTTTTTTCTGGATATGTGGATAGGCGGAGGTGGTATCCTTCTGGCGTTGTTCATTGTACTGGGTGTTATTGGTGGTGGAATCACCGTTTACAGACAGATCATGGAACTGGACAGAAAAAGCAAAAAATGA
- the atpE gene encoding ATP synthase F0 subunit C yields MDITGADFIRGMALLGAGIAMGFGAIGPGIGEGFAAGKACEAIGRKPEEAGLLTRTMLVGQAVSESTGIYSLVVALLLMFVIK; encoded by the coding sequence ATGGACATTACGGGAGCTGATTTCATCAGAGGGATGGCACTGTTGGGAGCGGGCATTGCCATGGGCTTCGGGGCAATCGGACCCGGAATTGGTGAAGGTTTTGCGGCCGGGAAGGCCTGTGAGGCAATAGGCAGGAAACCCGAAGAAGCCGGCCTTCTTACAAGAACGATGCTGGTCGGTCAGGCTGTCTCGGAGTCAACGGGAATTTATTCTCTGGTCGTGGCGCTGTTGCTCATGTTTGTAATCAAGTAA
- a CDS encoding 3-isopropylmalate dehydrogenase, which produces MSAKSYRIAKIPGDGTGPEVVREAVKVLDAVAEKEGFKIEWVEYDLGGERYLRTGEILPAGVIDELRQMDAILLGAIGHPDVKPGVLERGLLLELRFQLDQYVNLRPVTLFPGVYTPVKDKGPEDIDFVVVRENTEGLYAGAGGILRKGTPHEVAVQESINTRMGVERCIRFAFEYCRKRNKKKKVTLCGKTNVLIYAFDLWERTFREVAREYPDIETDYAHVDAICMWMVKNPEWFDVIVTDNMFGDIITDLGAMIQGGMGIAAGGNINPNGVSMFEPIGGSAPKYTGKNVINPLAAICAGQMMLEHLGEEKAAQRVLEAVKRAVARDIKDLGAGKMGMTTQEVGDLVARYAVE; this is translated from the coding sequence ATGAGTGCAAAATCCTACCGAATCGCAAAGATCCCCGGTGACGGTACCGGACCCGAGGTGGTAAGGGAAGCCGTTAAGGTGCTGGATGCCGTAGCTGAAAAGGAAGGATTCAAAATCGAATGGGTGGAGTACGATCTCGGAGGCGAGCGGTATCTTCGAACGGGCGAAATTCTTCCAGCGGGTGTTATAGACGAGCTTCGTCAGATGGACGCCATCCTCCTGGGGGCAATTGGACACCCCGACGTCAAACCCGGCGTACTGGAACGGGGGCTTTTGCTGGAGCTCCGTTTCCAGCTCGACCAGTACGTTAATCTCAGACCGGTAACCCTCTTTCCGGGGGTTTACACGCCCGTTAAAGACAAGGGACCGGAAGACATCGATTTCGTCGTGGTGAGAGAAAATACGGAAGGGTTATACGCCGGAGCCGGTGGAATATTGAGGAAAGGAACACCTCATGAGGTTGCCGTTCAGGAATCTATAAACACCCGGATGGGTGTCGAGCGATGCATCAGGTTCGCCTTTGAATACTGCAGAAAGAGGAACAAGAAAAAGAAGGTAACCCTGTGCGGGAAGACCAACGTTCTGATTTATGCCTTTGATCTCTGGGAGCGAACCTTTCGGGAAGTTGCCAGGGAATATCCGGACATCGAAACCGATTATGCTCATGTTGATGCCATCTGTATGTGGATGGTAAAAAACCCCGAATGGTTTGACGTGATAGTTACGGACAACATGTTCGGAGACATCATTACAGACCTGGGAGCAATGATTCAGGGTGGCATGGGCATAGCTGCCGGAGGTAACATCAATCCCAACGGGGTGTCCATGTTTGAACCCATCGGAGGATCGGCTCCGAAATACACGGGCAAAAACGTCATCAACCCTCTCGCCGCAATATGTGCAGGCCAGATGATGCTGGAACATCTGGGCGAAGAGAAAGCGGCTCAGAGAGTGCTTGAAGCGGTTAAGCGGGCCGTTGCCAGAGACATTAAGGATCTGGGTGCCGGTAAGATGGGCATGACGACTCAGGAGGTCGGTGATCTCGTGGCACGGTACGCCGTTGAATAA
- a CDS encoding ATP synthase F0 subunit B: MNSGRFLVRTIWFAGVMLLVGVGTSAFGASETVFGIDRQMWSSFWRVVNFLILVYLLNRWLKEPVKQFFRDRFNSIVGQFQELEEEEKKLSERRARQNELFDRLDDKIREIRAYYEQMGKEEKERLIRQAEELKRKTLEDARIAAEREFQQAKKRFREEVVDLAVEMAEERIRRSIGYEDHQSLIFQYVEMLEARRPEK; the protein is encoded by the coding sequence ATGAATTCGGGTAGATTTTTGGTGAGAACGATTTGGTTTGCCGGTGTTATGCTGCTCGTCGGAGTCGGCACATCGGCTTTCGGTGCTTCCGAAACGGTTTTTGGCATTGACCGCCAGATGTGGAGTTCTTTCTGGCGGGTGGTAAACTTTCTCATCCTGGTATATCTCCTTAATCGATGGCTGAAGGAGCCGGTTAAGCAGTTCTTTCGCGATCGTTTCAACTCCATAGTGGGACAGTTTCAGGAATTGGAAGAAGAGGAGAAAAAGCTTTCAGAACGGCGTGCTCGCCAGAATGAGCTCTTCGATAGGCTGGACGACAAAATAAGGGAAATCCGTGCCTATTACGAACAGATGGGCAAAGAAGAAAAGGAACGACTGATAAGGCAGGCCGAAGAGTTGAAGAGGAAGACTCTTGAGGATGCTCGAATTGCGGCTGAAAGAGAATTTCAGCAGGCAAAGAAGCGGTTCCGTGAGGAAGTGGTTGATCTGGCCGTGGAAATGGCAGAAGAGAGGATTCGACGGTCTATCGGTTATGAGGACCATCAGAGCCTGATATTTCAATACGTGGAAATGCTGGAAGCACGAAGGCCGGAAAAGTAA
- the coaD gene encoding pantetheine-phosphate adenylyltransferase → MESPNCTLAVYPGSFDPITNGHLDLITRGLKLFDRIIIAVAVNPAKTPLFTLEERLELIKESLRDYPQRHRIEVDAFEGLLMDYVKRVNAKAILRGLRAVSDFEYEFQMALMNRRLNSDVETFFLMTGMRWIYISSRIIKEVVMAGGSVTGLVPEPVEKKLLEKLNPGALEQERNFP, encoded by the coding sequence ATGGAGTCTCCGAATTGTACTCTTGCCGTTTATCCGGGATCGTTCGACCCCATAACAAACGGTCACCTCGACCTGATCACCCGAGGACTCAAGCTCTTTGATAGAATAATCATTGCCGTGGCGGTAAACCCCGCCAAAACCCCTCTTTTTACCCTTGAAGAACGCCTCGAACTGATCAAGGAGTCTCTTCGGGATTACCCACAGCGCCACAGAATAGAGGTCGATGCCTTTGAAGGGCTTTTGATGGATTATGTAAAGCGGGTGAATGCAAAAGCTATTCTAAGGGGGCTCAGGGCCGTAAGTGATTTTGAGTACGAATTTCAGATGGCTCTCATGAACCGACGCCTGAATTCTGATGTGGAGACTTTTTTTCTTATGACCGGCATGAGATGGATCTACATCAGTTCTCGTATCATTAAGGAAGTGGTTATGGCCGGTGGCAGTGTCACAGGTCTGGTGCCCGAACCGGTGGAAAAAAAGCTACTGGAAAAGCTCAACCCCGGCGCCCTTGAACAGGAAAGGAACTTTCCATGA
- the pssA gene encoding CDP-diacylglycerol--serine O-phosphatidyltransferase — translation MQDEVKTRSRSRRRKKRRSNRTVGKYLLPNILTTGNLFSGFVSLVYSIDGEYEKAAVAVLVSWIFDILDGKVARLSGATSRFGVEYDSLADLVSFGVAPALLIYLWALKPLGRIGWLGAFLFVACGALRLARFNVQASGEEKKYFTGLPIPGAAGFIATLTLFAYPFAHQPGRAVTWLFLIITISLALLMVSTVRYSVFKELESLRTRQVTMIMGILAVLVVVAAKPRYMLFALLAAYTLSGPSVSLGKRIKSLDLKVQECGETASARSNKDGSLKQE, via the coding sequence ATGCAGGACGAAGTAAAGACGCGTTCCCGATCGCGACGCAGAAAAAAAAGACGGTCCAACCGCACAGTCGGGAAATACCTGCTTCCCAATATCCTTACCACGGGAAACCTTTTCTCCGGGTTTGTGTCTCTGGTTTATTCAATCGACGGAGAATACGAAAAAGCCGCCGTTGCCGTGCTTGTATCCTGGATTTTCGATATCCTGGACGGCAAGGTGGCAAGGCTTTCCGGAGCAACGAGCAGGTTCGGAGTGGAATACGACTCCCTGGCAGACCTGGTGTCCTTCGGGGTGGCACCGGCCCTTTTGATCTATCTCTGGGCTCTAAAGCCCCTTGGACGCATTGGCTGGCTTGGAGCCTTTCTTTTTGTTGCCTGTGGAGCCCTCAGGCTTGCAAGATTCAATGTACAGGCATCAGGCGAAGAAAAAAAATACTTCACGGGGCTTCCCATCCCCGGGGCCGCCGGTTTTATCGCCACACTCACGCTTTTCGCCTACCCCTTCGCACACCAGCCCGGACGGGCTGTCACATGGCTGTTTCTGATCATCACGATATCGCTTGCTCTTTTGATGGTCAGCACGGTTCGATACAGCGTTTTTAAGGAGCTGGAATCCCTGAGAACACGCCAGGTTACGATGATAATGGGTATCCTTGCGGTTCTTGTGGTGGTTGCCGCAAAACCCAGGTACATGCTCTTTGCACTGCTTGCGGCGTACACTCTGTCAGGACCTTCGGTTTCACTGGGTAAGCGGATTAAGTCCCTGGACCTGAAGGTACAGGAATGTGGAGAAACGGCTTCGGCAAGAAGCAACAAAGATGGATCACTAAAGCAGGAGTGA